CAAACAGACAGGCGAGAACGTCGGCCTTATAAATATTGATCCCGGTGATCCCGGCGACGCCCACAAAAGCGGCAAACAGGGCCAGGGACGTGAGGGCGGCGGATGCGATGGCAAAGCCTTTACCCGTGGCGGCGGTGGTGTTGCCCACGGCGTCGAGGATGTCGGTTTTTTCGCGGACGTCCTTGGGCAGTTCGCTCATTTCGGCGATCCCGCCGGCGTTGTCGGCGATGGGACCAAAGGCGTCGATCGCGAGCTGCATGGCCGTCGTGGCCATCATACCCGCGGCGGCAATGGCCACCCCGTAAAGCCCGGCAAAAGCATAAGAACCATAGATACCACCGGCGAGGACCAGGATGGGGAGGCAGGTTGATTCCATACCCACGGCGAGACCGCCGATGACGTTGGTGGCGTGACCCGTGCCCGATTGTTGGATGATGCTGGTGACCGGACCCCGGCCCATGGCCGTATAGTATTCGGTGATCAGGCTCATCAGCGTACCCACGACAAGACCCACGGCGATGGAGCCGAAGACCTGGAGTTTGGTAAAGCTAAAACCACGCAGCTCCATCGGCGTATCGGGGAGGAGCCAGTTGGTGATGAAGTAGGCGACGATGGCAGTCAGGATGATCGACCCCCAGTTGCCCATGTTCAGCGCCCTTTGTACGGCAGTCGTGCTGATACCGGCGGAATCCGATATGCGGACAAAGAAAGTACCGATGATGGAAAAGATGATCCCGGCTCCCGCGATGAGCATGGGGAGCAGGATGGGGGAGTACCCGTTAAAGGCGTCGGAGGCCTGGGTTTCATGACCCAGCACCATGGTGGCTAAGACGGTGGCGACATAGGAACCGAAAAGGTCGGCGCCCATACCGGCGACGTCGCCCACGTTGTCGCCTACGTTATCGGCGATGGTGGCGGGGTTGCGCGGATCGTCTTCGGGGATGCCTGCTTCTACTTTTCCTACCAAATCAGCCCCTACGTCCGCGGCCTTTGTGTAGATACCGCCGCCGACACGGGCAAACATCGCGATGGACTCGGCGCCCAGCGAGAAACCGGTGAGGACCTCGATGGCCTTGGTGACCAGGGGATCGGTCGCCATGACGTCGGGTGCGAACAATTTGATCAGGACGATAAAGAGGCTGCCCAGACCCAG
This sequence is a window from Dinghuibacter silviterrae. Protein-coding genes within it:
- a CDS encoding sodium-translocating pyrophosphatase, which codes for MSNIVYLVPAAGILALIYTFIRFSWVARQDAGNDRMQDIARHIAEGAMAFLKAEYKILSYFVIIAALLLGYMGSQNAGSSYLIFLSFVLGAVFSALAGFIGMRVATKANVRTAQAARSSLAKALNVSFTGGSVMGLGVAGLAVLGLGSLFIVLIKLFAPDVMATDPLVTKAIEVLTGFSLGAESIAMFARVGGGIYTKAADVGADLVGKVEAGIPEDDPRNPATIADNVGDNVGDVAGMGADLFGSYVATVLATMVLGHETQASDAFNGYSPILLPMLIAGAGIIFSIIGTFFVRISDSAGISTTAVQRALNMGNWGSIILTAIVAYFITNWLLPDTPMELRGFSFTKLQVFGSIAVGLVVGTLMSLITEYYTAMGRGPVTSIIQQSGTGHATNVIGGLAVGMESTCLPILVLAGGIYGSYAFAGLYGVAIAAAGMMATTAMQLAIDAFGPIADNAGGIAEMSELPKDVREKTDILDAVGNTTAATGKGFAIASAALTSLALFAAFVGVAGITGINIYKADVLACLFVGGMIPFVFSSLAIRAVGQAAMAMVEEVRRQFREIPGIMEGTGKPEYEKCVAISTKASIQKMLLPGAIALLSPLIIGFLVGPEALGGFLAGATVSGVLMGIFQNNAGGAWDNAKKSFEKGVVIKGETYYKKSEPHKASVTGDTVGDPFKDTSGPSMNILIKLMSIVSLVIAPTLAAVWHTKDAAPAAKVIKHEPVKTVAVHTTAYAH